The nucleotide sequence CACGCCGAGCTGGCGGTTCGCCGCCGTCGCGGCCGCGATCATCGCCTCGCATTCCGCGCTGGTCGAGGCCATCGGCTTTTCGCACAGCACGTGCTTGCCGGCCCTGAGCGCACGGATGGTGTATTCGGCGTGCAGGCCGACGGGCAGGACGATGTAGACGCAGTCGATTTCCGGATCGTCGGCGATGCGGTCGAAGTCGGCGTAGTTGTAGAACCGCTCGACGCCGTAGCGTGCGCCGAGATCGGCCTGCTTCGCCGGGCTGCCCGAAACGAATGCGGTCATCCGGGCATGTCGCGATTGGCGGATGCCGGGGATGACTTCGCCGACCGCGAAGTTTCCCAGGCCGACGACGGCCCAGCGCATTCGCTCCCCGGGTGGATCGGGCAGAGCGAAATCGCCTGCGAGCGGTGTGCCTTTCGCCTGCTGCGCCAGTGCGCGCGTTGCACCTGCCGCCAACGGAACCGCGCCTGCCGCGGCTACGATCTGGCGGCGCGAAAACTTGCTGTCGGACATCGCTCGCTCCCCTGCGGTAGCGCTACCATGCACGTTTTCGCGCACCTGTCACCTCTCCAGATGCGGCACCCATTTCATCACCCCGCCGGCCATCGGTGTCCACCAGCCGGTCTTCACCCCCGCGGCGGCGAGGGTGTTGCTGGTCCACTGATTGCAGGTGTTGCGCACGGTGTAGTGCCCGCCGGTCTCGTAGAAAACGTCCTGCGCGCCGTAGCCGGGGTGGCCTACGCGTTGGCCTTGCGGCACCACCCGGTCGATTGCCGCGACGAGGCGGGCGTATTCGCCATGGGTCAGCCGGAGCGGGCGCAGGTCCTCGGAGGGAGCGGGCCGGACGTAGTGTTCGACATGGAGCAGCCCCTCACCGCCGATGCCGACGATGCGCAGCACGGTGACGGGCGAAAGGTCCGAC is from Croceibacterium aestuarii and encodes:
- a CDS encoding DUF2459 domain-containing protein: MAAPPLRRLIGRIARWTAIALAASAALFFLTVWIGSSIPRNPGWREPGEGVEIMVQSNGVHTALVVPLVAPERDWRPVFPAGDVALSGLPYTHLAISWGEREVFLNTPTWSDLSPVTVLRIVGIGGEGLLHVEHYVRPAPSEDLRPLRLTHGEYARLVAAIDRVVPQGQRVGHPGYGAQDVFYETGGHYTVRNTCNQWTSNTLAAAGVKTGWWTPMAGGVMKWVPHLER